The genome window TAATGGGTGCACTCATCCATTATGATCAGTCGTTGAGGTGACTGGAACCCACAGTACATGTAGGGGCCCACAAAACAGTtaaatttcttatataaaatgagGTTGATGAAAAGGGTCGTTGTGCAAGCAAAAATAGAATGAGTCACCCAAATGATGGAGGATAGGTCCTATAGTTGAAACCTACTCTCTATATTCAGGACATTAACAAGTCCTGCAGTATCTACAAAATACTTATTAAAGGAAGAATCTTAGAGCACTCAATCTGTCCTGGCTGTGTTTATttgacaataaataaaatgtatttattcttaaGAGCTCAGAAAGGTATCTGTAGAAAAGGGCAGGAGTAGAGGAAAAGAGGGCTATGCAGCAGCAGGAAAGAACGGAAATCACTGCAGGTCCACAGCACCAGTTCAGCGCAGAAGGTTAAGTGCGCATTTGTAATGGGTCTGTAGCCGGAGACATAGCAGAAGCTGCACTATCCACAGTCACAACCAGAGGCAAAGGAAGGATGCCCTGCAATTTTAGAAATCTTGGCTGcagctgggaacggtggctcacgcctgtaatcccagcactttgggaggccgaggtgggtggattacttggggccagaagttccagaccagcccggccaacatggtgaaaccctgtctctgctaaaaatacaataattacccaggtgtgctggtgcatgcctgtagttccaggtactcaggaggctgaggcactccTGAGTACCTGCACAACACATGCAAGCATCCACTCCATCCTACTCCCTGCCCCCCgccctcctcccccttcccccttctcctcctcttctcctcccccctcctcccccgcttctcctcccccctcctcccccgcTTCTCCTCCCCCGCTTCTCCTCCCCCGCTTCTCCTCCCCCGcttctcctcccccctcctcccccgcttctcctcccccctcctcccccgcTTCTCCTCCACTCTGCCCTACTCCCCCCTACCTTACTCCCTCCCCTCGCCCTACTGCCCCACCCCAACACGTGCTCTTCTGCACCCAGGGCAAGGCCAAGCCCCTAAGGCATGCGCACCTCATTAGGCCCAACCCACAGCAAATAGCGGGAAGAGGAAAGGCAAGAAAGGAGGTCTCTAAGTGGATACACTGTTACTGAATCTAGGcgcccagaagatggaggttgtagtgagcccagatcgtgccactgcatttcagagACAGATcgagactgtcttaaaaacaaaaacaaaaacaaaaaacaaagaaaagcaatctCAGATGCTCTAAGCATTGTGCGTGTTTCTACCCTTGCACTTTGATGTGGATTCATTACTAAAAATTAATAGTGAACTTTCTCAAGGAGGGTGCTCCATTTTTACATAGTGCATTTGCGCAGCCCACAAGCTTTGCAAATCCAGGCCCAAGCTCCTGTTCCTGGAGACCTAGGAATCATGGAGCTAGTGTGAAATCTCTTATCGCCATAAAATGGGCTTGCACAATTCCGCACAGCAGCTTCCCCAAGTTCCACACTAATGCATGCCAGTCTACAGCACAACGCATGCAAGCACCCGCCCACGCCCTACTCCCCCGCCCACGCCCTACTCCCCCGCCCACGCCCTACTCCCCCCTCCCCCGCACCCTACTCCCCTCCTtactcctcccccatcccctccccctacccccgcCGCCAACACGTGCTCTCCCCCACCCAGGGCAAGGCCAAGCCCCTGACGCATGCGCACCTCAGCAGGCCCAACCCAGAGCAAAGAGCGGGAAGCAGAAAGGCAAGAGAGGAGGTCTCTAAGTGGATACACTGTTGCTGAGTCTAGACGCCAGAAGAACCTTCCAGGCTGCGACTCACAGTTCTAGCACTGCCTAGGAGATCGTGGTGGCCCCAGCTTAGAATCTGCAGAAGCACACAGCTCCATCCATACCACTCAGGGTATGGAGCCTCTGGACCAGTCTAGCCAGGATATCACCAGCTTGCTCAGCCTTGGAGTCGACTACGAGAAGGAACTACAGGGTCAGTACCTGAATAGGACTCATGCTTTTGCGAACTCAGGAAACCGAGGTTCCCTGGGAGAGGCGAGTCGACTGGATGATGTCCCCGCACTACCACTGCTCTGAGTGCAGCCCCTCACCGCCTCCTTCCAACACCCTCAGGACCAAGGCCTTGATCTTTCTCTTGGGGTTTCTGCTTTTCCAGATATGAATGCTGCGGTGCTGTCGCCTACTGAAGAGttcaaagaggaggaagaggatgcaCAGTCTGAGCCTGAGCAAggcacagcagcagcaggagaagaGTCAAAGTTGGCAGGAGCCCAAGGTGGAGAAGAAAAagatggcggcggcggcggcggcgcaggAGCTCCTGGCCTCCTATGGAAAGAAAACCGCGAGGGCAGCAGCGGCAGCGATGGCGACGATGAGGACAGCGACCAGAGCGAGAAGGAACCCAGACAGCAGGATTCGCCCCCACCGGGCGCTGTCGGGGGGCTGGAGCCTGGCAACGCGCAGGAGCCCAGCGTCCACGCCTTCACCCCCTTGCAGCTGCAGGAGCTGGAGCGCATTTTCCAACGCAAGAAGTACCCCAGCGAGTTCCTGCGGTAAGCCCATTGCTGGTTGGCGCGCGGTTTGCAGGGAGCACGTGCTGCTCCAGGGTGGCGTTTGGCTTTCCcccagccctctcctgccctctcccctccTGAACCAAAACCCACCTGGGGCCTGGTGTCGCTGCCGTCCCCTCCCCGCAGACCCCTGGCACCTGGTGGGTTCTGTAGTGGGGCTGTGCCTATTAGGCATCATGTATAATTTAAATGAACCAAGTTGGGCAACTTTGGGCTGAGGTCGGTTATGATAAGTAACTCCTATCGCAGCCGAGGCAGAAATAAAAGTTCGGTACAGCAAGTGCAGGGTCGCATCTTGACCTTATTTAAAATTCTGAGAAGTCTGTCGTTCGGCTGGGTTTCCTTTGGTGTTAATTGTTCTAAGTTTCAAATAGTAACAACATATTTATCTTGATTGacgatttttttttgttatggggggttatttttttatttgtttgagaaacAGTCTCGCTgggacacccaggctggagtgcaatggtgcgatctcggctcactgcaacctctgcctcccaggttcaagagattctcctgcctcagcctccaaagtagctgagactacaggcgccagccaccactcccggctaatttttgtatttttagtagagatggggtttcaccatattggccaggctggtctcgaactcctgagctcaagtgatcctcctgccttggcctctcaaagtgctggcattacaggtgtgagccaccgccttgatttttttttttttttggcatctcCTTTATTTGTGACCTGAGAGAAAAGTTCCTAACGTGAGGCTCAGCTGGATGTTACAGAACAGCCTACTGCGTGTGGGGAGTTggtagaataaaaaattaaacacaagaaTGAAACGACACCCACAACTCCAAATGCTAAACACGTGTGGTTTCTTCCCATAGGAGGAGGCTGGCAAGAAGCATGAATGTGACTGAACTCGCAGTGCAGGTCAGTAAACCGAAAAAGCAGTCGGGCAGGGGAGCCATTCTAAAACCTGCTTCAGGGCTTCGACACAACTTTGACCCAGACATTGTCATCttggtgtttttgtgttttttttcatgTATAGGCAATGAGGTCTGAATTTTGGGATCTTTGTGGCTGGAAAATGCAGCAAGGAAAGCTCAGCTTGTGGAAATTTCCCGTTACCAGAGGGAACATGACTATCCACGGGAAAAAGAATTAGTACTGAACGGTTTCCTTTATTCcttgtgtataaaatatattatgcacttgaataaattataaatatataaatatatgtattccaaattacaaatatatatatatataaaatatatgagtgTAAATTAAATATAGCATAATATATAAGATTAAACTCCTAGCACTGGTATCCTTTAGGTAGCACTTCCATGTGGAGGCATCCTGGGGTTTTCTGACCTGGGGATTATTCAAATTAATGCTCCAAAGAGCTCCATTaaactaaattatttaatatatttgaaacCAAGCATAAACTCTTTGGTTAAGAATTTATAAATGTTTAGGCATTGGGGTAAAGGAATAATTCACAACCAGAATGTATGTTTCCTGAAGCTGAGACTGATGGGGAGGTGATAGCATAAAGTTCAAGTGCCTGGTCCTCCTACTATTGTTTTTAAGTATTTGGTAAAGCCTTGTAGAGAGTGGCAgctctaaattttaattttctggaatACTTTGATTTGGCAGCCTGAAAACATTGCTGACCTAGTTAGTTTTGCATTATGGTACAGATAGCAAAAAGGTTTGCAACCTTTGCAAGTTTATctacaaatcaaaacaaatttcAAGATCAATTTTGCATAAATTTCCACCAACCTAAGAAAGATAGAAGTGTTAGGCAAGAATTGTATACAGTAATACTCATGGcttggggaaactgcccccattcAACTTTTGAAACTACCAAATGCATCAGTGAATATTTTCTTGAGCAACTTCTAGCATTTaagagattttttgttttttccagtttgttgTACTAATAGGAAGAGATGTGTTTTGTGTTATATGTTGATAGTGGGGGATGGCTCTCAGGTCAGGCTAGACTCTTACCTGTGGCAATTTGAAATACCTTTTTATTTGCTCAGGCAGTGATAATAAATTTGTAGGTCAATGGATCCAAAGGAGTATttgcaaaaatggaaaagaagaaagaaaaagcggGATGACCCTAATAGCCTTTCTGCAGAGCTCATGTTTGTGAGTGCAGTGAGGGAACTATGCTGCGATTCTGTCAATGGTGGCATGTAGAAAAGCAGCCTGACAAAATGGGGCACTGAGTGTTGACATCCTGTTGCCCACCATTTTCAAAGGCAGGCAATGCCAATTTGGGGGAGATGAAATATTGACGTTTGGGTGAATTGCCTTTCCCTTCCCTGGGTTTACATAGCATTCACTCAATGCAGTTCTGAAGGCAAAAGGACCACTCTCACTCAGCAAACAAGGGAAAAGGCATGATGTTCTCATTTATTGCCAAACATTTCAGCATGAAtatctccaaaaaattttaatagacgTTTCCTCCCTCTGTATTGTAACGATAATAAGGGCTGTTTTATGAAACCAACACTGAGAATGGGGACCTAATGTTGGCCCATAGCACATTTAGCCCACTTTTGGCATTACTTATGTTTATGAACCTTTGACCACAGCCACATTGCAATTGCCTCTAAACAAGCACTATTAACAGTAGGCTTAAAATTTAGACTATGTATTCATGAGGGAGAAGGTCTCCGAACAGTAAGATGGGAGAAAGAAATGGGGCATCAAACAGGGAGAGGAGTCCCTTTGTCCCGTAAAATTTGCAGTTTGGGAACTTCTAGAAGGATCAAAATACAATGGAAATGTCATTAACTAGAAGCTTGGGGGATAGTGTTGTTTAATggacaggttttattttttggtcttttaACAGTAGGCAGGTGTTTAGGGAATAGTGTTTGTTGATACCTCTTCCACATTACTACTGAACATGTTCAGAGATGCCTATTTGGACACTCCCGCTTTGGGGATGCTGATGAGATTGGGATCTTCTGTTTGAGTAGTGAGGCTAGATGGCTGATGGTGTCCCATGGAGCTGGGCAACCAAGTCTTTCCCACATCCTGGGACTGGGGAGAACCAAGTGAGCTGACCTTGTCCTTAGCCTGGGAAGAGTTGGAGGGAGGGATAAGTTGGAGCATGCAGAATTAGCAATGCTTCCTTTCTCTCGAACTCTCAACTGGGCAAagctttttgagaatttttgtgaATTTGGACAACATTTGTGTCCTCCTTTCACAAAACTTCAAGCTGAAGTGTGAAGACAGTGTCTAGGGCTTCAGATACCCTCATTTCCCAGCAAGACAATCCATAAACTCCCTGAGCCCCCTGTAACGAGACTTGCCTTGCAATATACCATCTTTTTAATTCTCAAGGAGTTTCGGAAAATGAATGACCCATTAGAGGTTcttgaaggaaagaaaacttgttttaaaatacagtgtaCTCTTACTGATTTTTTACTTTACACTGAGGATGGGCTTTTCAAAATGGGGGCCTCATCCTCTTGGTATGACTTTAAAAGGCACCCTCCCCATTTTTTCCAAGCTCAGCTTCCCCCACGACCAGGGTGACAGTGGCCTAGTAAGTAGTAGTTGGTGGGCAGCTGGATAGCTGATGGTCTGGTATCTGCAAGCAGACATGCCACACATAGCAATACCAGGAGGGATCGAGTTCCACTCATCAGCTACACCTGCACCCAAGCGTGGAAAATGTAATATTACAGATGAAAGGACAGAGACAAAGAAATAAGCCAAGCCAGAGCATATGTAGCACATACTTGGAGCTCACTATGGAAAGGTGTGGTGTTCACCTTTCTAAGATATTTTAGTAGTCAGGAAGTAGCTTGCCTTGATGCACCGGAAAAGGTTAAGGGCAGAGAGAGTTGCTTGTTGTGTGTTTTCCCGTGATGAAATTAAATGCTCAATATActaaacctgtttcttttttcctctgattGAAGATTTGGTTTGAGAATAGAAGAGCCAAGTGGAGGAGACATCAGAGGGCATTAATGGCGAGAAACATGCCGCCCCTCATGGTCGTGGGCCAGCCTGTCATGGTAACTGCAGTTGAGGCCATAATGGCACCCTTGTCCATCAGCAGGATGAGAGATGGTTACTTCTGGGGCTACAGCCATCCCAGCACCCTGTGTTTCTCCATGTCACCCTTTCCTCCTCCGTCCTTGCCCCTTCCAACTGTGTTTCTTCCACCTATGCCTCCCTCTGACGAGGCCCAATTTGGCCGGTTCCCTTTTGTTATCATGCATTCTTTCACATTCCCCAATGTGTAAGGGATACCCTCTGTGCTACTTTTTGCCAGAGTGTGTTTGAGCCAGATTCGTAGTTTGCGTAGCACCCCATCAAGAGTAGTTCATCAAATGtctattaaatgttttaaagaaaagtagaTTATTGACCCATTTTTAgggcacttttaaaaatgtttctataaataTGTGAAGGGTATGTACATTTGTTTTGTGTGTCACATGGGGTCAGTAAGTTCTGaataaaaattgttaagaaaTGCCGTTCAAACCGAATGTCACGGACTCTCCTCTCATGCAGTAATCTTGAGTCACCATCTGGGGGTTGTGCATGCCACAGAAGTTTCCCATGTGCCCATGGCAGGCTTACACTGACCCACACATTctcttccacccccacccccaacatccCATACTCATCTCCTCTCTGCCCCATTGATACCAGATACATGTGCAAGATGGGGTGGTGTGAGTCCCTAATGAGAGAATAGTGTATTTCAAGGCACTGCCAGGGTGGAAAACAGCAAAACCAAAATGGTATCGGGAAGGAAGCTAGCCCACTCTTAAAAATTCATTAAGTTTTTTCTTGCTATGGAAGACttctttaaagtaattttcttttaaaaatgtaaatgtaaataatgCCATGAAATTATACACTGATTTAATGGCTACAATGGCAAATTTTTATATGGTTTACCAcaacaagagaaaaggaaaaatataccaaaaagtttttaaaatgtgattatgaACATTGTGGTGATCCTGTGAAGTGATTGCAATGCCCGCAGATAAGGAGTCATGGTTACAACAATGTTTTCTCTGCAAATTATTTGATGGCCACTTTCACAATGCTTAGGTTTTCAGCCTGAcggaaaattccattttcttggGTGAGCATGAACTTTCTGTCAAGCTGTCTGCTGCTATTCATTCCCCACTTCTCTCTTTACAATTGTGGGTGTCAAGCTTCAGCCACACAATTGCATTTGATGTGAGGGTTTTGCAAGGAGAAGGAGGTTTCTTCGTACCCCTGAAGTCACAAGCCTTGGTGGGAATAGGGAAAGTCCATGAATTCACTATGCATTTATGCATGCCCTTGGGCCAAGtggattcttttttcttctccaattgagattttccctttctttctttcttttttttttttttgctattgttctCATTGTATTGTGCTTTGTATAATTATTTACAGTAAGTCCCGCATGTCAGTGTACATTCAGTCGGGAAATTGTTTCCATTTGGTACATTTTGTTCCAGTCTGTCTATTCCtgctcattattttgtttttctacattcAGTCTAAAATATTTGGTAGCCTAGAGGTACTCAGAAATAGGCAAAGAAAGGtaaaagaggaggaggggagattGAAGTCATACTTCCATTATCCCTCCTCGTGGTTATCATATTCATAACATTTTTACACCATCAAAAGACATTTTTAGCCATATATGTTTCCTTTATATAGAAAATGAGATCTCCTGTACTCAGTTGGCATTTGTTTTCATGTATCTGATAAGTACCTCGTAGAATTATAGGTCAAGACATTGTCTGGCTCTGGTAACCTAGATTTTGAATTTCAAAGCAGAGTTCTTGTACcttatgaaattcaaattcataGAATTATAGGTAGGATGCCGTTTCACTTAAAATCACATAAAATGAATAGAAACTGACCTTGAACAACACATTGTCTAGGTAGCATACACTGGGACTAGTTCAAGGGGCTGGGTAGAAAACaagttaacagttttttttttttgatggggaaTATTACTGGAGACAGTACCCTTAAAACTTTCATTCCCTTTTTATTAGCAGCTAACATCTTATATGCCTTTACTATGTGACAGgcaataaaataatttccttgGATGATTTTGTTTGATGCTCAAATGAATCCTAATAGTGAGGTTCTAAAGAAGAGGAAACTTGTCCATGGTCCAAAGCTAATCAGAGGAACAGGATGTGAAACCAAGtttgtctggctccagagcccatgctTTGTCAAGTTTAATTCAGCAGTGGTGCACTGGGATGCCACAGTTAGGGCAATCTGGCTTTCAATCCCAGATGTGCCACTTCCCAGCTGTTTCCCCCTGGGCATTTTACTTAAGCTCTATAGTTTCATTATTATTCTTTACAAGATGATAATATATCAGAATTGATGAAAGTAATAAATAACATATGTAAGTGGCCTTCCACAACGCCCAGTCACAGAGTAAGCACACAGAAACGTTTTCTACTATTATTCTATATTATCTTCTATCATCACATTATTATAACCTGTTGTCCCACCTTTCCTATGTGGTATAACAGAAAGAGACCTGATTAAAAATAAGGTGGTCTGGGTTCTTGCTGCAGCTCTACCCTGTCTTTGTTTCCTTGAATGAGTTGCTTAACCTACTATATCTCTGCTGTCTCATGTGTTAGGTCATTCTtgttttgctataaagaaatgcctgaggctgagtaatttataaagaaaagaggtttagttgcctcacagttctgcaggcttaacaggaagtgtggtgctggcatctgcttctggtgaggacctcaggaagcttacagtcatggtggaagacagACTGGGAGCAGGCATCTCACGTCAtgagaacaggagcaagagagtgggtgtgggaggtgccacacacttttaaacaaccagatcttgtggtAACTCGctcactattgcaaggacagcatcaagccatgagggttccacccccaggacccaaacacctcccaacaggtctcacctccaacactggggaaaataaggattacatttcaacatgagatttgggcagagacaaaTATCCCAACTTTATCATCTCACCTATAGAATCATGAGAGtaatagtctgactcatgtatTTGGAGCAGGTTTAGTGGTAAAAGTTTATCAGGCATAgttcaaaaaatcagaaaaaataggaatgaatgccttatgaaaaaaatcatttcacacATTGTTTTCTAGAGTGTAGAGAGTACCATTCATGTTTATATGCGTGCTCAACCCCATTTTCCCAGATCAACGATTCCTGTTTGTCCTTTCTTAACAGAGAAAAGGAATCAAATGAAGTGAATAATACAGAGTGGAATTTTGTAAAGTGAGCAGAGTGGATATCTATAAAGGCTTTTCCATGTTTTGGCTATGATAATGATTTATGTGGCTGTCTATATAAAAAGGGTGTATCATTTAAACATGCCCTGAAATAGTTAATGATGAAATTTTGTGATGTCTCGATGTGCTTCCAAATAATCCCAGGTTGGGTGCAGGGATGTTGGAGAAATCAGCAAGGCTATTGATGAAACAAGACTGGATATTCATAATTGTTGAATGTGGGTGGTGGCTATATGAGTGTTCatcttatgtttctttttatatatttttgacatttcctataattttttttttttaaatagtaaggGTGGAAAACCTGGATGCTAACAGGGCCAGGAAGGTAACATAAATGAGGAAAACAAGCAGAGTGGGGACTGATAAACTGGGAAAGGATATGTCTCCCCAAAGGGAATGGCCACTACTCTGCTTCAGCCTAATATTTCTGGTCAGGACTTTGGGGTCCAGATCTGGCAGATTTTCCAGTTTGTAAAGATTGTCCATAAATAAGTGTTTACATGAAACCTTCTAGTCTTTAAATCTGAGCAATCAattcaaatatgttttatttcaaagtACACTGGTCATCCAAAACAGATCTGCAGACCAGATAGAGGATGCAGCTTACACTTTGCAACCTATGCTTGAGAAGGTAACTTTAGGCAAATTCAAAACCCTGAGGCAATAGAATATGATTGAAAGCACCTCTAAAGCCAGCAATCGTAGGATGCCATCATTCCaccttatttatttctcattataaGTACTGTTCTcatgtgataaaagaaaaatttcagccaaattaaatttaaaggagtttaattgagcaatggaCGATTCGCAAatcgggcagcccccagaatgacagcagattcacagagactccagtgcagccatGTGGTGGAAGATGTGTAGACAAAAAAGGGAAACTACATACAGAAATCGGGAGTGAGATAGAGAAtggctggattggttacagctcgacgtttgccttatttgacattttcattttaccaataattttaaaaactgtctttatttcccaaagattacttaaggcacatgaactaaaaggcattatactttttacttttctgacaaaatatgttatttaagcttttttgtttttaaaccaatTAGTTAAAGCTCTTTTGtatataaacatcacacacataatacatataaatacacagacagaAGTTAAAGGACACATTTTCCAAGCCAGGAATTGAACCCTGAACCCAGGCTGCCATTGTGAAGAGAGAGCATGGCCATGTGGTTACAAGGTCAAGTTCCCAAGGAtatagaagaaaagagggaaaccttatccattttttttttttcagggacctGCAGCAAAGCTTATAACTGATCAGTTTGCTTGGCTGTCTTGAACAAGCGGGCTTACGGGTGTCTTAAGCCTATGTTCTATCTTAAGGTGCCCCTCATTAATGACAGAAAGTACGGAAAGACACACAAAGCATACCAAATTTGCTACAGCTTAAGACTAGCCTTACAAGTCCTTTTTTCCGATTAATTTAAACTTTACAGGAGACAATTAGTGATTTTTACCATCCATTCAACCggtttgcacagagagagagtgaggccagaagtctgactggtaagaaattcttacctgTTTGCCAGCATGCCAGGCTTCTGTGTTCCCTTTCCCTGAGTGGCCCTAGTGACCCAGCTCGCTGCATCACAGCCCTGGGGGCCAAGCCAcaacacaaaggaaaattatcttttttttttttttttttttttgagacggagtctcgctctgtcacccgggctggagtgcagtggccggatctcagctcactgcaagctccgcctcccgggttcacgccattctcctgcctcagactcccgagtagctgggactacaggcgcccaccacctcgcccggctagctttttgtattttttttttttagtagagacggggtttcaccgtgttagccaggatggtctcgatctcctgaccttgtgatctgcccgtctcagcctcccaaagtgctgggattacaggcttgagccaccgcgcccggcttccggaaaattatctttttctgttttggccaGAGTAAAATATGTGTGACAAAACTTAGACATTAGCTACTCTGCTTAGCACCCAGTAttaaactggatggcttaaattTGTCCTTAGATGGGTCCTGTCATCTTTAATCCAACTTCTGACTAGGAATTTCAACACGTGGTCCCTGGGCAAGATGGTCACCCCGAGTAACAGAAAAGATaataaagggaaaggagagagagaaaagcattgcctgtggcagggtggggaaggtgaaGAGCTCAAGGAGACCAGAGAAAGACTCACCCATTCACTGCAGTGACACTGAAAATGAAAAGTTCAGGTGACCACTTGTCAGTAGTGAAGGGATCTTTTCCAGCAGTTCCATCAGCTGTCAAGATTCCCCTTTGGGGGAGGAAAAAGCTCCCATCTCCCATGGTCCCGCACATGCCTAATCCTGTCACCCACAGCTGTCAGCAAAAAGTGTTAAGAcagattaatccaaagaga of Macaca fascicularis isolate 582-1 chromosome X, T2T-MFA8v1.1 contains these proteins:
- the RHOXF2 gene encoding rhox homeobox family member 2; translation: MEPLDQSSQDITSLLSLGVDYEKELQDMNAAVLSPTEEFKEEEEDAQSEPEQGTAAAGEESKLAGAQGGEEKDGGGGGGAGAPGLLWKENREGSSGSDGDDEDSDQSEKEPRQQDSPPPGAVGGLEPGNAQEPSVHAFTPLQLQELERIFQRKKYPSEFLRRRLARSMNVTELAVQIWFENRRAKWRRHQRALMARNMPPLMVVGQPVMVTAVEAIMAPLSISRMRDGYFWGYSHPSTLCFSMSPFPPPSLPLPTVFLPPMPPSDEAQFGRFPFVIMHSFTFPNV